The following proteins come from a genomic window of Terriglobales bacterium:
- a CDS encoding aldo/keto reductase — MASNQIPLRTLGRTGEKVSCIGLGGWHLALKYVDEALALRILHAAVDRGITFWDNCWDYNDGQSEIRMGKALRDGRRNKVFLMTKIDGRSKKAATEQLEQSLKRLKTDHIDLVQHHEILRFEDPDRIFDEEGATAALLDAKKAGKLRFIGFTGHKNPHIHLHMLEVAKQHDFRFDTVQMPLNVMDAHFRSFEKLVLPELVKDEIGVLGMKCMGNGIILRSKTVSARECLRYALNLPTSVVITGIDNMEVLDQACEVATAFEAMSQEEVRQLLAKTKDAASTGEFEPFKTSSIFDGTAQNTEWLGEEPKRLQQLVSA; from the coding sequence ATGGCAAGCAATCAAATCCCTCTTCGCACTCTTGGCCGCACCGGCGAGAAGGTCTCCTGCATTGGATTGGGTGGCTGGCATCTTGCTCTCAAGTACGTTGATGAAGCACTCGCGCTCCGGATACTCCATGCTGCTGTGGATCGCGGCATCACCTTCTGGGACAACTGCTGGGACTACAACGATGGCCAAAGCGAAATCCGCATGGGTAAGGCGTTGAGGGACGGTCGCCGCAACAAGGTTTTCCTGATGACCAAGATCGACGGTCGCTCAAAGAAGGCGGCCACCGAACAACTGGAGCAATCGCTCAAGCGCCTAAAGACCGACCATATCGACCTGGTGCAGCACCATGAAATCTTGCGCTTCGAAGATCCGGACCGGATCTTCGACGAGGAAGGTGCTACGGCCGCGCTGCTGGATGCGAAGAAGGCCGGCAAACTGCGCTTCATCGGCTTCACCGGGCACAAGAATCCGCATATTCACCTGCACATGTTGGAGGTCGCGAAGCAGCACGATTTTCGCTTCGATACTGTGCAGATGCCCCTCAATGTCATGGACGCGCATTTCCGCAGCTTTGAAAAGTTGGTGCTGCCGGAGTTGGTGAAAGACGAAATCGGCGTCCTCGGCATGAAGTGCATGGGCAACGGCATTATCCTGCGCTCGAAAACTGTCAGTGCGCGCGAGTGTCTGCGGTATGCTCTGAACTTGCCGACATCGGTTGTCATCACCGGTATCGACAACATGGAAGTGCTGGATCAGGCCTGCGAAGTCGCGACGGCCTTCGAAGCGATGTCGCAAGAGGAAGTACGGCAACTGCTCGCCAAGACGAAAGATGCAGCGAGTACCGGCGAGTTCGAGCCGTTCAAGACGTCGTCCATTTTTGATGGCACGGCGCAGAATACAGAATGGCTCGGCGAAGAACCGAAGCGCCTGCAGCAATTAGTGTCAGCGTGA
- a CDS encoding fibronectin type III domain-containing protein encodes MKLAALLVSLGLAVACSGQAASNGGTQETQKPSASASSVANDFASRSSGVNVPGGSSSIIRAIDFDADTFKRSGSPTLGLAPFFFPINGTTDYSRISIDTATKAEGAGALKFTVTSPSSHGSDAGAFVMSFNDKDFSNQVGPGQEMCYQFRYRMDTEAFKTTYLQADGSVGLGNKIAFLTEGDNAPPGHVAISCEPIEVILQDTNQKRAPQGYHSCGQKDGSYEPFQSGPNSSGAFLRQPALPCVYSQNVPPSVPQSGCYEFKPNQWHTLEVCVKVGTWYTNDRNYHKDSTVTGYAADENGDPVTLWSYTDYDLVNGGGDKKFGKIWLAPGVYGTSRTQNWGTTHYWYDSLIVAKRFIPFPGSRVPNPPDSLKMTIVSSSSLKADWRDQSSDETGFKVYRCKGKSWDCYYNGKWNLAGNVDANTTTFTDKGLSSNTVYTYYVVAYNDRGNSARAGGSCWWNNDNPCHGTAKTK; translated from the coding sequence GTGAAACTTGCTGCACTCCTTGTGAGTCTGGGGCTCGCAGTTGCCTGTTCGGGACAAGCCGCCTCCAACGGTGGTACGCAGGAAACCCAGAAACCGTCCGCGTCGGCGTCCTCTGTCGCGAACGATTTTGCTTCCCGCTCCAGCGGGGTCAACGTGCCCGGCGGATCGAGCTCCATCATCCGTGCCATCGACTTCGATGCGGACACGTTCAAGCGCAGCGGAAGTCCAACGCTGGGGCTGGCGCCGTTCTTCTTCCCGATCAATGGCACCACTGACTATTCGCGTATCTCGATTGATACCGCGACGAAAGCCGAAGGAGCGGGAGCGCTGAAGTTCACGGTCACTTCGCCCTCCTCACACGGCTCAGATGCCGGCGCCTTCGTGATGTCGTTTAACGATAAGGATTTCAGCAATCAGGTCGGCCCCGGGCAGGAGATGTGCTACCAGTTCCGCTATCGCATGGATACGGAGGCGTTCAAAACCACGTACCTGCAAGCTGATGGAAGCGTTGGATTGGGAAACAAAATCGCGTTTCTTACGGAAGGCGATAACGCTCCCCCGGGGCATGTGGCCATTTCCTGTGAGCCGATTGAAGTGATATTGCAGGACACAAACCAAAAGAGAGCTCCGCAGGGGTACCATTCCTGCGGGCAAAAGGACGGCAGCTACGAGCCGTTCCAGTCAGGTCCCAACTCCAGCGGGGCATTTCTTCGTCAGCCGGCGCTGCCCTGCGTTTACAGCCAGAATGTTCCACCCTCTGTGCCGCAGAGCGGATGCTACGAGTTCAAGCCCAATCAGTGGCACACGCTCGAAGTGTGCGTGAAGGTCGGGACCTGGTACACGAACGACCGCAACTATCACAAGGACTCGACCGTCACAGGCTATGCGGCAGACGAGAACGGCGACCCCGTAACGCTGTGGAGCTATACCGATTACGACCTGGTTAACGGTGGCGGAGACAAGAAGTTCGGAAAGATCTGGCTTGCGCCCGGCGTTTACGGCACCTCTCGCACGCAGAATTGGGGAACCACTCACTACTGGTACGACTCGCTGATTGTTGCCAAGCGATTCATTCCATTTCCTGGTTCGCGCGTTCCCAATCCGCCCGATTCGCTGAAGATGACAATTGTCTCGTCTTCGAGCCTCAAGGCCGACTGGCGTGACCAGAGTTCCGACGAGACGGGATTTAAGGTCTATCGCTGCAAGGGCAAGAGCTGGGATTGCTATTACAACGGCAAGTGGAATCTGGCTGGAAACGTGGATGCGAACACAACCACGTTCACCGACAAGGGCCTGTCCTCCAACACGGTTTATACCTATTACGTGGTTGCTTACAACGATCGCGGCAACTCGGCCAGGGCTGGCGGCTCATGCTGGTGGAATAACGACAACCCGTGTCACGGGACTGCCAAAACCAAGTAA
- the rsgA gene encoding ribosome small subunit-dependent GTPase A: protein MQLSLLGWNDQFAAAFAAHASAGIIPGRVIQQFNHIFTVATETGEQSAQLSGRLRHDAASHQLPVTGDWVALRVPPNQGVAQIIAVLPRATRFSRRAAGKGDREQVIAANLDYAFLVSGLDNDFSPRRIERYLTATWDSGATPVVVLNKLDLCGDPESRIHAVEQVAFGTAIHAVSALRGDGVDELARYCQPGRTVALLGSSGVGKSTLINRVMGTESQDTQPLREDGRGRHTTTRRELLFCKHGGMVIDTPGMRELRLWDDDEGLQITFDEIETIARNCRYRDCRHEEEPGCAVLEAVSAGTLSPERLSSLHKLQRELAFLERREDETAESAEKRRWKNIHKSVRRFMNESPKYK, encoded by the coding sequence ATGCAGCTTTCGCTTCTTGGCTGGAACGATCAGTTCGCAGCCGCATTTGCCGCTCATGCTTCTGCCGGAATCATTCCCGGACGTGTCATTCAACAGTTCAACCACATTTTCACGGTAGCCACCGAAACCGGAGAACAAAGCGCGCAACTCTCCGGGCGTCTGCGTCACGATGCAGCGTCGCATCAACTGCCGGTAACCGGAGATTGGGTCGCGCTGCGTGTTCCGCCGAACCAGGGCGTCGCGCAAATCATCGCCGTGTTGCCGCGAGCAACCCGGTTTTCGCGCCGTGCCGCCGGAAAAGGAGATCGTGAGCAGGTCATAGCCGCCAATCTCGACTACGCGTTCCTGGTCAGCGGCTTGGATAACGACTTCAGCCCTCGGCGTATCGAACGCTACCTGACGGCGACTTGGGACAGCGGGGCGACCCCGGTGGTCGTGCTGAATAAACTCGATCTGTGCGGCGATCCCGAATCGCGGATTCACGCCGTTGAGCAGGTTGCCTTTGGCACCGCCATCCACGCCGTGAGTGCCTTGCGCGGCGACGGCGTTGACGAACTCGCCCGTTATTGCCAACCCGGACGCACTGTAGCTCTGCTGGGTTCGTCGGGCGTTGGCAAGTCGACCCTCATCAACCGAGTGATGGGCACTGAAAGCCAGGACACCCAACCATTAAGGGAAGATGGCCGTGGCCGGCATACGACTACCCGCCGCGAGCTGCTGTTCTGCAAACACGGCGGCATGGTGATCGATACGCCGGGAATGCGGGAGTTGCGACTGTGGGACGACGACGAAGGCCTGCAGATCACGTTTGACGAGATCGAAACGATAGCGCGCAACTGCCGCTATCGAGACTGTCGCCACGAGGAGGAGCCAGGCTGCGCCGTACTTGAGGCGGTGAGTGCAGGAACGCTCAGTCCAGAGAGATTGTCCAGCCTGCACAAATTGCAGCGCGAACTGGCGTTTCTCGAACGGCGAGAAGACGAGACGGCGGAATCGGCCGAAAAGCGGCGTTGGAAGAACATTCATAAATCAGTCAGACGCTTCATGAATGAATCGCCGAAGTACAAGTGA
- a CDS encoding alpha/beta fold hydrolase — MFRRVLVFAVLVSGVTFSHAQPSLPSNFQAKTIHSPAGADIFVRWGGQGPVAVLIHGYAENSDSWAPLAADLMRDHTVVVPDLRGIGKSSKPEGGYDKKSQAKDIRAVVTALGYDKTFVVAHDIGNMVAYAYAATYPDKVERLVVMDAPIPGIEPWSEILLNPGVWHFNFHGPDAERLVAGRERIYFDRIWHDFSADPSQPDDATRNFFAATYAQPGGMRAGFAQFTAFSQDAKDNKIFERVKLTMPVLAVGGEKSFGPLQAVIMRHAATDVQEAVVSGSGHWLMEERSAETVKLIRDFLDLPHVAASPVGSTGDRGEKRVTPAAYEFPQHGNPGTGSSGVGGIETVVLKGNPNQVGVYTIMLRVPAHTKIAAHSHRDDRVATVISGTWHLGYGDKFDEAKLKALPAGSFYTEPPDDTHFAETGDEPVVVQITGFGPSSTNYVDPSQDPRRRKHE; from the coding sequence ATGTTTCGACGCGTTCTAGTTTTTGCCGTTCTCGTTTCCGGTGTAACGTTCAGTCACGCTCAACCCTCTCTGCCTTCGAACTTTCAGGCGAAGACCATTCACAGTCCGGCAGGAGCGGATATCTTCGTGCGCTGGGGCGGGCAGGGTCCGGTGGCTGTGCTCATCCACGGATATGCGGAGAACAGCGACTCGTGGGCTCCTTTGGCCGCAGATCTCATGAGGGATCACACTGTAGTCGTGCCGGATCTTCGCGGAATCGGGAAGTCATCGAAGCCGGAGGGTGGGTACGACAAGAAATCCCAGGCCAAGGACATTCGTGCGGTCGTGACCGCGCTCGGGTACGACAAGACTTTTGTCGTCGCACACGATATCGGGAACATGGTCGCCTACGCATACGCTGCCACTTACCCAGACAAAGTCGAGCGATTGGTCGTGATGGATGCGCCGATTCCCGGGATCGAGCCTTGGTCTGAGATTCTGCTGAATCCCGGGGTTTGGCACTTCAACTTTCACGGGCCCGACGCCGAACGTCTCGTTGCTGGCCGGGAGCGCATCTACTTCGATCGCATATGGCATGACTTCAGCGCCGATCCTTCCCAGCCCGATGATGCCACCAGAAATTTCTTTGCGGCCACCTACGCACAGCCCGGCGGGATGCGGGCCGGATTCGCGCAGTTCACCGCCTTTTCTCAGGACGCCAAGGACAACAAGATCTTCGAGCGTGTGAAGCTAACCATGCCCGTGCTGGCTGTCGGTGGGGAGAAGTCATTTGGTCCTCTGCAAGCAGTGATCATGCGCCACGCAGCTACTGACGTCCAGGAGGCGGTCGTCTCGGGTTCCGGTCACTGGCTGATGGAAGAGCGGTCCGCCGAGACGGTGAAGCTAATTCGTGACTTCCTCGACTTGCCGCATGTCGCCGCAAGCCCAGTCGGCTCCACTGGCGATCGTGGCGAAAAACGTGTCACTCCCGCCGCATACGAGTTTCCACAACACGGCAATCCGGGTACTGGAAGTTCCGGGGTCGGCGGAATTGAGACTGTTGTCCTCAAAGGTAATCCGAATCAGGTGGGCGTATACACAATCATGCTTCGCGTACCAGCGCATACGAAGATTGCCGCGCATTCTCATCGTGATGATCGCGTGGCGACAGTGATCTCCGGAACTTGGCATCTCGGGTACGGAGACAAATTTGATGAGGCGAAACTCAAAGCACTCCCCGCGGGTAGCTTCTATACTGAACCGCCCGATGACACCCATTTTGCGGAAACGGGCGATGAACCGGTTGTGGTCCAGATCACTGGCTTCGGCCCCTCTTCCACAAACTATGTTGACCCTTCCCAAGACCCTCGGCGGCGCAAGCACGAATAA
- a CDS encoding DUF4386 domain-containing protein, giving the protein MDFVRNPGRAAGLVYLLLVLIGPFYLVYVPSQIYVQGNLTATAEKVSSHESLLRLGIVAELVGSVIFLFVALSLYRLLHRVDEPKSKLMVILTQISVAVGFVNSLHYAGALLLARTAEFSAALDKPQREALITLFVRLHQHGNTANEIFWGLWLIPLGILVIKSGFLPRVLGYWLIVNGATYVALSITALLTPHYSDLASQISFPFLLGEVAFMLWLVIKGADPERKSFSVATA; this is encoded by the coding sequence ATGGACTTCGTTCGAAATCCTGGCAGAGCGGCCGGGCTCGTGTACTTACTGCTCGTACTGATCGGCCCTTTCTATCTCGTCTACGTTCCCAGCCAGATCTATGTGCAAGGTAATCTGACGGCAACTGCCGAAAAGGTATCGTCGCACGAGTCACTTTTGCGTCTGGGGATAGTCGCCGAACTTGTCGGTTCGGTTATCTTCCTCTTTGTCGCGCTGAGTCTCTACCGCCTGCTCCACCGTGTCGACGAGCCCAAATCTAAACTCATGGTGATCCTGACCCAGATCTCTGTCGCTGTTGGGTTTGTTAATTCACTGCACTATGCCGGCGCTCTGCTTCTCGCCAGGACCGCGGAATTCTCGGCCGCTTTAGATAAACCTCAACGCGAGGCGTTGATCACGCTGTTCGTTCGTCTGCATCAGCATGGCAACACAGCCAACGAGATCTTTTGGGGATTGTGGCTTATCCCACTCGGAATACTGGTCATCAAGTCAGGATTTCTGCCGCGTGTTCTTGGTTATTGGCTGATCGTGAACGGCGCTACCTACGTTGCGCTGAGTATCACTGCTCTATTGACCCCGCATTACAGCGACCTTGCATCTCAAATTAGCTTTCCCTTCTTGCTGGGCGAAGTCGCTTTCATGCTGTGGCTTGTCATCAAGGGTGCCGATCCGGAGAGGAAGAGCTTTTCGGTTGCGACAGCTTAG